One genomic segment of Bombina bombina isolate aBomBom1 chromosome 4, aBomBom1.pri, whole genome shotgun sequence includes these proteins:
- the LOC128657260 gene encoding uncharacterized protein LOC128657260, producing the protein MFQHFINNIFRDLLDMCMVVYLDNSLIYSDNEEDHIKHVRWVLGRLRTHQLYAKPEKCLFHVTQISFLGYHISSAGLKMEDGKVEAIQNWPIPTNTKEVQRFLGFANVYRKFIKDFSTIVKLLTKLTGSQTPFKWNSQAEEAFNSLKTSFTTIP; encoded by the coding sequence atgttccaacacttcataaacaacatCTTTAGAGATCTGTTGGACATGTGCATGGTCGTATACTTGGACAATAGCCTTATTTACTCTGATAATGAAGAGGATCACATAAAACATGTGCGCTGGGTTTTAGGACGACTAAGGACACACCAATTATACGCCAAGCCAGAGAAGTGCCTCTTCCATGTTACTCAGATATCCTTCCTCGGATATCATATCTCATCTGCTGGACTGAAGATGGAAGATGGTAAAGTAGAGGCGATACAAAACTGGCCCATACCCACTAACACTAAGGAAGTTCAACGCTTCCTGGGCTTTGCCAACGTCTATCGAAAATTTATCAAAGATTTTTCCACCATAGTAAAACTTCTTACTAAACTTACTGGTTCCCAGACACCTTTCAAATGGAATTCCCAGGCAGAGGAAGCATTCAACTCCTTGAAAACATCCTTCACCACAATTCCCTAA